A DNA window from Thermococcus sp. 4557 contains the following coding sequences:
- the pyrI gene encoding aspartate carbamoyltransferase regulatory subunit, translated as MAELKVTAIREGTVIDHIPAGKGLKVIEILRLNRPNGGVLLLASNVHSGKLGRKDIVKIEGKFLSEEEVNKIALIAPTATVNIVRDYRVAEKFKVEIPDEITGILRCANPNCVSNHEYTVSKFYVVSREPLKVRCHYCERTMEEEEILGNL; from the coding sequence ATGGCCGAGCTCAAGGTTACCGCCATTAGAGAGGGAACCGTCATAGACCACATCCCGGCCGGAAAGGGGCTGAAGGTCATCGAGATACTCCGCCTCAACAGGCCGAACGGCGGCGTTCTCCTTCTCGCCTCGAACGTCCACAGCGGGAAGCTCGGAAGGAAGGACATCGTCAAGATAGAGGGCAAGTTCCTGAGCGAGGAGGAGGTCAACAAGATAGCCCTCATCGCCCCAACCGCTACCGTCAACATAGTGAGGGACTACAGGGTGGCCGAGAAGTTCAAGGTCGAGATTCCCGATGAGATAACCGGAATCCTCCGCTGTGCCAATCCGAACTGCGTCAGCAACCACGAGTACACAGTCTCCAAATTCTACGTCGTCTCAAGGGAGCCCCTCAAGGTGCGCTGCCACTACTGCGAGAGGACGATGGAAGAAGAGGAGATACTGGGCAACCTCTAG